Proteins from a single region of Syntrophales bacterium:
- a CDS encoding DUF4387 family protein has translation MSYRILASKLGYSCPESSWEEAMKMKIDLIGADAGSMDPGPYYLGTGKSYMKPASLKRDFTLLLRAALRMNCPLLIGSLGLAGDEPHLAFMLELIREIFEEENARGLRVAVVDGHVDNRLLIGRIDELRPLGSIPALTEDDVRNSRLVAQMGIAPYITALDAGAQIVLCGRSCDVSIFAADPVRRGIDPGLAFQAAHILECGAIACDPGSASDYLIAEFRDDGSVVFIPPNPERKATVYSVAAHALYEESHPCLQYYPEGVLVMQRTEYFQDSDRTAGIRNAAFVHSPLTVKIEGSRKIGKRLVSFLPLKGEAALSRDPFLDRHLVYGLNAVERSRLLPGEQEIGILLKVSGPDRDGVEALSTVLKGFMLHFGYPGRITTAGNLAFPMSPSEVVFREADGTHTALVLAGTREPRFIEQREDIFRKILALAKEEYPAIYAGCTVDFIIAGPEKPLLFLETVEETAEEAARRHEEDLKQAEAYRDPGRPSFLRLEGADSYAWSVFHLWNNEEAIREHLFPIRLFEANGRDWRPIREMRPAYAPIGLTDYPGSLDDRVVDAIEPVAHSGEPVESRPLLDMIQVLRSKDAGINTITYDVFFKSEEEYRQALRSNAFTKGAIAKTLGVPEDRIMGTFRADPCFAVKISRYRDRISGTPGSPDVFGAQQQMKIERMSVPIYR, from the coding sequence ATGAGCTACCGCATCCTGGCATCCAAGCTGGGCTACAGCTGTCCCGAATCCTCCTGGGAAGAAGCCATGAAGATGAAGATCGACCTCATAGGGGCCGACGCGGGCTCCATGGACCCGGGCCCCTATTACCTGGGAACGGGGAAATCCTACATGAAGCCGGCGTCCCTGAAACGCGACTTCACCCTGCTCCTCCGGGCCGCCCTCCGGATGAACTGCCCGCTCCTCATCGGCAGCCTCGGCCTCGCCGGCGACGAGCCCCACCTGGCCTTCATGCTGGAGCTCATCCGGGAAATCTTCGAGGAGGAGAACGCGAGGGGCCTCCGGGTGGCTGTCGTGGACGGGCACGTGGATAACAGGCTGCTGATCGGCCGCATCGACGAGCTGCGTCCCCTGGGGTCCATACCGGCGCTGACCGAGGACGATGTACGGAACAGCCGTCTGGTCGCCCAGATGGGCATCGCCCCGTACATCACCGCCCTCGATGCGGGGGCGCAGATCGTTCTCTGCGGCCGCTCCTGCGACGTGTCCATCTTCGCCGCGGACCCGGTCCGGCGCGGGATCGACCCGGGCCTGGCCTTCCAGGCGGCCCACATCCTGGAATGCGGCGCCATCGCCTGCGATCCCGGCTCGGCCAGCGACTACCTGATTGCAGAGTTCCGGGACGACGGAAGCGTCGTCTTCATCCCCCCGAACCCCGAGCGGAAGGCCACGGTCTATTCCGTCGCCGCCCACGCGCTCTACGAAGAAAGCCACCCCTGCCTGCAGTATTACCCCGAGGGCGTCCTGGTCATGCAGCGGACGGAGTATTTCCAGGACAGCGACCGGACCGCCGGAATTCGGAACGCCGCCTTCGTGCACAGCCCGCTTACCGTCAAGATCGAGGGCAGCCGGAAGATCGGCAAAAGGCTGGTCTCTTTCCTGCCCCTGAAAGGGGAAGCCGCCCTCTCCCGCGATCCCTTCCTCGACCGGCACCTCGTCTATGGCCTGAACGCCGTGGAGCGAAGCCGCCTCCTCCCGGGAGAACAGGAGATCGGCATCCTGCTCAAGGTCAGCGGACCCGACAGGGACGGCGTCGAGGCGCTCTCTACGGTCCTGAAGGGCTTCATGCTGCACTTCGGGTATCCCGGCCGCATCACGACAGCGGGAAACCTGGCGTTTCCCATGTCGCCCAGCGAGGTCGTCTTCCGGGAAGCGGACGGCACCCATACCGCTCTCGTCCTGGCGGGGACGAGGGAGCCGCGCTTCATCGAGCAGAGGGAAGACATTTTCCGGAAGATCCTGGCCCTCGCCAAAGAGGAGTACCCGGCCATCTACGCGGGGTGCACCGTCGATTTCATCATCGCCGGCCCGGAGAAGCCGCTGCTGTTTCTTGAGACAGTGGAGGAGACCGCCGAGGAGGCCGCAAGGCGTCACGAAGAGGACCTGAAGCAGGCGGAGGCGTACCGTGACCCGGGCCGTCCGTCCTTCCTCCGTCTGGAAGGAGCCGACAGCTACGCCTGGAGCGTCTTTCACCTCTGGAACAATGAGGAGGCGATCCGGGAGCACCTGTTTCCGATCCGGCTGTTCGAGGCGAACGGCCGGGACTGGCGCCCGATCCGGGAGATGCGGCCCGCATACGCGCCGATCGGCCTCACGGACTATCCCGGGAGCCTGGACGACCGCGTCGTGGACGCCATCGAACCGGTGGCGCATTCGGGAGAGCCCGTCGAATCCCGGCCGCTCCTCGACATGATCCAGGTGCTGCGCTCCAAGGACGCGGGGATCAACACGATCACCTACGACGTCTTTTTCAAATCGGAGGAGGAATACCGGCAGGCCCTCCGGTCGAATGCCTTCACGAAGGGGGCGATCGCGAAAACGCTCGGCGTGCCGGAAGACCGCATCATGGGAACCTTCCGCGCCGACCCGTGCTTCGCCGTCAAGATCTCCCGCTACCGGGACCGGATCTCCGGCACGCCCGGCAGCCCGGACGTCTTCGGCGCCCAGCAGCAGATGAAGATCGAGCGGATGAGCGTGCCGATCTACCGGTAG
- the galE gene encoding UDP-glucose 4-epimerase GalE, with the protein MHVLVTGGAGFIGSHVVDLLIREGHRVTVLDTLEKGHRLAVRPEAAFVRGDCGDMDLLSRIFGEGHVDAVMHFAAYIEAGESMAFPERFFVNNTARTMILLEAMLRAGIGTFVFSSTAATYGEPRYTPIDESHPQKPTNAYGQAKLMVEQALDWLDRQRDLRFAVLRYFNAAGCSDRLGEDHRPETHLIPLVLDAALEKRPHIKVFGTDYPTPDGTCIRDYIHVEDLADAHLLTLEALGSNRSLRYNLGNGQGYSVRQVIEAARRVTGHPVPVAEEPRRPGDPAILVAGSECIRRELGWEPKHSGLDDIIESAWLWRQAHPMGYGDA; encoded by the coding sequence ATGCACGTTCTCGTCACCGGTGGAGCCGGATTCATCGGGAGCCATGTCGTCGACCTGCTGATCCGGGAAGGCCACCGGGTCACCGTGCTGGACACGCTGGAGAAGGGCCACCGACTGGCGGTCCGCCCCGAAGCGGCCTTCGTCCGTGGAGACTGCGGCGACATGGATCTTCTGTCACGGATCTTCGGCGAGGGGCACGTAGACGCGGTCATGCATTTCGCGGCCTATATCGAGGCCGGCGAATCCATGGCCTTCCCGGAACGATTTTTTGTAAACAACACCGCCCGGACCATGATCCTCCTGGAGGCGATGCTCCGGGCGGGAATCGGGACATTCGTCTTCAGCTCCACCGCCGCCACGTATGGCGAACCCCGCTACACGCCGATCGACGAGTCCCACCCCCAGAAGCCCACCAACGCCTACGGCCAGGCCAAGCTCATGGTGGAGCAGGCTTTGGACTGGCTGGACCGGCAGCGGGACCTGCGCTTCGCCGTCCTCCGCTACTTCAACGCCGCCGGCTGCTCCGACCGCCTTGGGGAAGACCACCGCCCCGAGACCCACCTGATCCCTCTGGTGCTGGACGCGGCCCTGGAAAAGCGTCCCCACATCAAGGTTTTCGGGACGGACTATCCGACCCCGGACGGAACCTGCATCCGGGACTACATTCATGTCGAGGACCTGGCCGATGCGCACCTCCTGACCCTGGAGGCCCTGGGAAGCAACCGTTCCCTGCGCTACAACCTGGGTAACGGCCAGGGATATTCCGTCCGGCAGGTCATCGAGGCCGCCCGCCGGGTGACGGGCCACCCCGTCCCCGTTGCGGAGGAACCCCGCCGTCCCGGCGACCCCGCAATCCTCGTGGCAGGGAGCGAATGCATCCGCAGGGAACTGGGCTGGGAACCGAAGCACTCCGGCCTCGATGACATCATCGAGAGCGCCTGGCTCTGGCGGCAGGCCCATCCGATGGGCTACGGGGATGCCTGA
- a CDS encoding UDP-glucose--hexose-1-phosphate uridylyltransferase has product MFSDRSHRRLNVLTGESILVSPNRDQRPWQGLREKIPEVGRPAYDPNCYLCPGNARAGGRMNPTYEGTFAFDNDFAALQPRLHRRPERYEYGLLSAEAEGGVCRVVCFSPRHDLSLPELGIEEIEAVLAAWTDESAILGARDSIRYVQIFENKGEIMGCSNPHPHSQIWATEHIPTEPAKEFLCQRQYFQTHGRPLLLDVLIQERTAGVRIVAENEHWTAMVPFWALWPFETLLIPRRPVSRLQELEAVERLALADLLKRVTTRYDNLFEISFPYSMGFHQAPFDEEEHPEWVLHLHFYPPLLRSATVRKFMVGFEMLGMPGRDMTAEQAAARLRECSEIHYKQRQDYSGSSECTFSSPVEPDSSGAMSSTC; this is encoded by the coding sequence ATGTTCTCAGACCGCTCCCATCGCCGGCTCAATGTCCTGACCGGCGAATCCATCCTGGTGAGTCCCAATCGCGATCAGCGTCCCTGGCAGGGACTCCGGGAAAAAATCCCCGAGGTCGGCCGCCCGGCCTACGATCCGAATTGCTATCTCTGCCCCGGCAACGCCCGGGCGGGAGGCCGCATGAATCCGACGTATGAAGGGACATTCGCCTTCGACAACGATTTTGCGGCACTCCAGCCCAGGCTGCACCGACGGCCCGAGCGATACGAATACGGCCTGCTGTCGGCGGAGGCGGAAGGGGGAGTCTGCCGGGTCGTGTGCTTTTCCCCGCGCCACGATCTCAGCCTGCCGGAACTCGGCATCGAGGAGATCGAGGCCGTTCTCGCCGCCTGGACTGACGAATCCGCCATCCTGGGCGCCCGGGATTCCATCCGTTACGTCCAGATCTTCGAGAACAAAGGCGAAATCATGGGCTGTTCGAATCCCCACCCCCACAGCCAGATCTGGGCCACGGAGCATATCCCCACGGAGCCCGCCAAGGAGTTTCTTTGCCAGCGGCAGTATTTTCAGACCCACGGCCGTCCCCTGCTGCTGGACGTGCTGATCCAGGAGAGGACCGCCGGAGTTCGCATCGTGGCGGAAAACGAGCACTGGACGGCCATGGTTCCCTTCTGGGCGCTCTGGCCCTTCGAGACGCTGCTTATCCCGCGCCGTCCCGTGTCCCGCCTGCAGGAACTGGAGGCGGTGGAGCGGCTGGCCCTGGCGGATCTCCTCAAGCGTGTGACCACCCGCTACGACAACCTGTTCGAAATCAGTTTTCCCTACAGCATGGGCTTCCACCAAGCGCCTTTCGACGAAGAGGAACACCCCGAATGGGTGCTCCATCTTCATTTCTATCCGCCACTCCTCAGGAGCGCCACGGTTCGGAAATTCATGGTGGGCTTTGAAATGCTCGGCATGCCCGGGCGCGATATGACGGCGGAGCAGGCTGCTGCAAGGCTTCGGGAATGCTCCGAGATTCACTATAAACAGCGGCAGGATTACTCCGGGAGTTCCGAATGCACGTTCTCGTCACCGGTGGAGCCGGATTCATCGGGAGCCATGTCGTCGACCTGCTGA
- the galK gene encoding galactokinase, whose protein sequence is MMELQALSPGNHPSMAAGDQAGRIREAFRRHFGEPAIVVRSPGRVNLIGEHTDYNLGFALPGAVDRAIWLAASPRRDRFCRFYSVDLNDTLVLNLDKLSHSESHWANYLLGIYAELAADGRKVQGVDCAFGGNVPIASGMSSSAALECSLAFALNALYGLVMDPVALARLCQRAENRFVGVACGIMDPFASMLGRKDSLIHLDCRSYSHRYVPFKRSDVRVVLCDSQVRRTLRNSEYNLRRAQCEAGVTVLAEAFPEVWSLRDATPDMLEAVRHRLDPRVYRRCRYIMEENRRVLEVCEALERNDLQAVGTLMNATHRGLRDEYEVSCAEIDILAEAAMAVPGVLGSRMMGGGFGGCTINLVEETALGRFREAMAAVFRDRLKKSPVIHICRIDNGTTEET, encoded by the coding sequence ATGATGGAGCTTCAGGCCCTCTCTCCCGGAAATCATCCGTCCATGGCCGCCGGGGATCAAGCCGGGCGAATTCGCGAGGCCTTCCGCCGCCACTTCGGAGAGCCTGCCATTGTGGTTCGCAGCCCCGGCCGCGTGAACCTCATCGGCGAGCACACGGACTACAATCTGGGCTTCGCCCTGCCAGGCGCCGTGGACCGGGCCATCTGGCTTGCTGCAAGTCCCCGCCGGGACCGCTTCTGCCGTTTCTACAGCGTGGACCTGAACGATACCCTGGTATTGAACCTGGACAAACTCTCCCATTCCGAGTCTCACTGGGCCAATTATCTCCTGGGAATCTATGCTGAGCTGGCTGCGGACGGCCGGAAGGTCCAGGGAGTGGACTGTGCATTCGGGGGAAACGTACCCATCGCAAGCGGCATGTCCTCTTCCGCCGCCCTGGAATGCAGCCTCGCCTTCGCCCTCAACGCGCTTTACGGCCTGGTCATGGATCCCGTGGCCCTGGCCCGTCTCTGCCAGCGGGCAGAGAACCGCTTTGTGGGCGTGGCCTGTGGAATCATGGATCCGTTCGCATCCATGCTTGGGAGGAAGGATTCCCTGATTCATCTGGACTGCAGGAGCTACAGCCACAGATATGTGCCCTTCAAGCGGAGCGACGTACGCGTTGTGTTGTGCGACTCGCAGGTCCGGCGAACTCTCCGGAACAGCGAATACAATTTGCGACGGGCCCAGTGCGAGGCGGGCGTAACCGTGCTGGCGGAGGCTTTCCCGGAAGTCTGGAGTCTCCGGGATGCCACTCCGGACATGCTGGAGGCGGTCCGGCATCGCCTGGATCCCCGGGTATACAGGCGATGCCGCTATATCATGGAGGAAAACCGGCGTGTACTGGAGGTCTGCGAGGCCCTGGAACGGAACGATCTGCAGGCCGTCGGTACCCTCATGAACGCAACCCACAGGGGCCTGCGCGACGAATACGAGGTTTCCTGCGCGGAGATCGACATCCTGGCGGAGGCGGCCATGGCGGTGCCGGGCGTCCTGGGGAGCCGCATGATGGGCGGGGGGTTCGGCGGCTGCACGATCAACCTGGTGGAGGAAACCGCCCTGGGCCGCTTCCGGGAGGCCATGGCGGCCGTTTTCCGCGACCGCCTGAAGAAATCTCCCGTCATCCACATCTGCCGCATCGACAACGGTACAACGGAGGAAACCTGA
- the araH gene encoding L-arabinose ABC transporter permease AraH encodes MNRIIEQQAESAAAVWDLKKTRINGFFKNIWANSGMVVVYVVMFIACSVFVPYFFTLRNMIGLALSITTIGMIACTMMFILAAGDLDLSVGSIVAFSGIIAATVINQTGDVYIGALAGVIGGGAVGLLNGTLIAVFNLNPLICTLATMQIVRGGAMIVSDGIAIGITVPEFFALGNESVLGIPNPIWITILIFIVFGILLNCTSYGKNILAIGGNKEASRLAGINVSRMKNAAFTLQGFVCGIAGVILSSRMTSGQPNVALGLELDVIAACVLGGVSLLGGIATIEGLLAGVLIMGTVQNVLNLLNVETFYQYVVRGSILIIAILLDQFKQHNQSAVMR; translated from the coding sequence ATGAACAGAATCATTGAACAACAGGCGGAATCGGCAGCGGCCGTATGGGATTTGAAGAAGACGCGGATCAACGGGTTTTTTAAGAACATCTGGGCGAACTCCGGAATGGTGGTGGTCTATGTCGTCATGTTCATCGCATGCTCGGTCTTCGTGCCCTACTTCTTCACCCTGCGGAACATGATCGGACTGGCCTTGTCCATCACGACGATCGGCATGATCGCCTGCACCATGATGTTCATCCTCGCCGCCGGAGACCTGGATCTCTCCGTTGGCTCCATTGTCGCGTTTTCCGGCATCATCGCCGCCACGGTCATCAACCAGACCGGCGATGTCTATATCGGGGCCCTGGCGGGAGTGATCGGCGGGGGGGCCGTGGGGCTGCTGAACGGCACTTTGATCGCCGTCTTCAACCTGAACCCCCTGATCTGCACCCTGGCGACCATGCAGATCGTCCGGGGCGGAGCCATGATCGTTTCCGACGGCATCGCCATCGGTATCACCGTCCCGGAGTTCTTTGCCCTGGGCAACGAGTCGGTTCTCGGGATTCCCAACCCAATCTGGATCACCATCCTGATTTTCATCGTGTTCGGAATCCTGCTGAACTGCACATCCTACGGGAAAAACATCCTGGCCATCGGCGGCAACAAGGAAGCGTCCCGCCTGGCGGGAATAAATGTCTCCCGGATGAAGAACGCAGCGTTCACCCTGCAGGGGTTCGTCTGCGGAATCGCCGGAGTCATCCTGTCGTCCCGCATGACGAGCGGGCAGCCAAACGTCGCCCTGGGGCTGGAGCTGGATGTGATCGCGGCGTGTGTTCTCGGCGGCGTCTCCCTGCTGGGCGGCATCGCCACGATCGAAGGGCTGCTCGCGGGCGTCCTCATCATGGGAACGGTCCAGAACGTACTCAACCTGCTGAACGTCGAAACCTTCTATCAGTACGTAGTCCGGGGCTCCATTCTGATCATCGCCATCCTCCTGGATCAGTTCAAGCAGCACAACCAGTCGGCGGTGATGCGATGA